Proteins found in one Pongo pygmaeus isolate AG05252 chromosome 8, NHGRI_mPonPyg2-v2.0_pri, whole genome shotgun sequence genomic segment:
- the ASB13 gene encoding ankyrin repeat and SOCS box protein 13 → MHGMHVLHTDTHVCIGQVHRTRFAPDAFCARDARFADASTHTPRRDGRSGVAATAESQRQRSRDAGTASPGTSPRRRELQLPARSPRDDARPSADWPRPAAPRGPAQVPAPRVAARPPVSRMEPRAADGCFLGDVGSWVERTPVHEAAQRGESLQLQQLIESGACVNQVTVDSITPLHAASLQGQARCVQLLLAAGAQVDARNIDGSTPLCDACASGSIECVKLLLSYGAKVNPPLYTASPLHEACMSGSSECVRLLIDVGANLEAHDCHFGTPLHVACAREHLDCVKVLLNAGANVNAAKLHETALHHAAKVKNVDLIEMLIEFGSNIYARDNRGKKPSDYTWSSSAPAKCFEYYEKTPLTLSQLCRVSLRKATGVRGLEKIAKLNIPPRLIDYLSYN, encoded by the exons ATGCACGGGATGCATGTTTTGCACACGGACACACACGTTTGCATAGGCCAAGTGCACAGGACACGTTTTGCACCAGACGCATTCTGTGCACGGGACGCACGGTTTGCAGATGCAAGCACACACACTCCTCGGCGCGACGGGCGAAGCGGGGTGGCAGCGACAGCGGAGTCGCAGCGACAGCGGAGTCGGGACGCAGGGACAGCTTCTCCGGGAACCTCGCCAAGGCGGCGGGAACTACAACTCCCGGCTCGGTCGCCTCGGGACGACGCGCGGCCCAGCGCAGACTGGCCCCGCCCAGCGGCCCCGCGTGGCCCGGCCCAGGTCCCGGCGCCCAGAGTCGCCGCGCGGCCGCCGGTGAGCCGCATGGAGCCCCGGGCGGCGGACGGCTGCTTCCTGGGCGACGTGG gttcctGGGTAGAGCGGACCCCTGTGCACGAGGCAGCCCAGCGGGGTGAGAGCCTGCAGCTGCAACAGCTGATCGAGAGTGGCGCCTGCGTGAACCAGGTCACCGTGGACTCCATCACGCCCCTGCACGCGGCCAGTCtgcagggccaggcgcggtgcgtGCAGCTGCTGCTGGCGGCTGGGGCCCAG GTGGATGCTCGCAACATCGACGGCAGCACCCCGCTCTGCGATGCCTGTGCCTCGGGCAGCATCGAGTGTGTGAAGCTCTTGCTGTCCTACGGGGCCAAGGTCAACCCTCCCCTGTACACAGCGTCCCCCCTGCACGAGGCCTGCATGAGCG GGAGTTCCGAATGTGTGAGGCTTCTTATTGACGTCGGGGCCAATCTGGAAGCACACGATTGCCATTTTGGGACCCCCCTGCACGTTGCCTGTGCCCGGGAGCACCTGGACTGTGTCAAAGTGCTGCTCAATGCAG GGGCCAACGTGAATGCGGCAAAGCTTCATGAGACGGCCCTTCACCACGCGGCCAAGGTCAAGAATGTTGACCTCATCGAGATGCTTATCGAGTTTGGCAGCAACATCTACGCCCGGGACAACCGCGGGAAGAAGCCGTCTGACTACACGTGGAGCAGCAGTGCTCCCGCCAAGTGCTTCGAGTACTACGAAA AGACACCTCTGACTCTGTCACAGCTCTGCAGGGTGAGCTTGAGGAAGGCCACTGGCGTCCGTGGGCTGGAGAAGATCGCCAAGTTAAACATCCCGCCCCGGCTCATTGATTACCTCTCCTACAACTGA